From a region of the Spelaeicoccus albus genome:
- a CDS encoding ATP-grasp fold amidoligase family protein, whose product MLNDHSKQMAWTCDKLKMKEFARENTSNARIPETLWFGDNLADLCSRKLPLKWVLKPNHRSQAVYFGEGAPDLVQLAKSTRGWLRVYERAYFGEWAYREAKKCFLVEEHLGNGQVINDYKFYVFGGVPRLIQVDSDRFSGHQRRFYTTEWQPLDYTNVFPMASVQEAPGGLSKMLAAAADLGRTFDFIRVDLYEVHGTVYFGEITPYPEGGMKPFEPHSLDSELGGLWERAASSTPQ is encoded by the coding sequence ATGCTGAACGACCATTCAAAACAAATGGCATGGACATGCGATAAATTGAAAATGAAAGAATTCGCCCGCGAAAACACATCCAATGCTCGTATTCCAGAGACGCTTTGGTTCGGTGACAACCTTGCGGATCTTTGCAGTCGGAAACTACCTTTGAAGTGGGTTCTCAAGCCGAATCACAGGAGCCAGGCAGTCTACTTCGGCGAGGGTGCGCCAGATCTCGTTCAGCTTGCAAAGAGTACGAGGGGATGGCTGCGTGTTTATGAAAGAGCATACTTCGGCGAGTGGGCATACCGCGAGGCTAAAAAATGCTTTCTCGTTGAAGAACACCTTGGGAACGGCCAGGTGATTAACGACTACAAATTTTACGTTTTCGGCGGAGTTCCTCGGCTGATTCAAGTAGATAGCGATCGCTTCTCTGGCCACCAACGCCGATTTTATACTACGGAATGGCAACCGTTAGATTATACGAACGTTTTCCCGATGGCTTCGGTCCAAGAAGCACCCGGTGGGCTCAGTAAAATGCTGGCTGCTGCTGCCGACCTTGGCCGCACTTTCGACTTCATTCGGGTTGATCTCTACGAAGTTCATGGAACGGTATATTTCGGTGAAATCACGCCGTATCCGGAAGGTGGCATGAAACCGTTTGAGCCCCATTCGCTGGATAGTGAATTAGGCGGGCTGTGGGAGCGCGCCGCATCGTCAACACCCCAATGA
- a CDS encoding arginine repressor → MAARETLTPPTKTARHRLIVDIITRGRVRSQAELAELLAADGVSVTQATLSRDLVDLRAVKVRAADGTLSYAVPGEGGDQSPQNDRNQELLDSRLARLCEELIVSADSSANMTVLRTPPGAAQFLASAIDHSQVPDLLGTIAGDDTVLVIARDPNGGEALAGRFLTLASTKGEIS, encoded by the coding sequence ATGGCTGCTCGCGAAACGTTGACGCCGCCGACCAAGACGGCCCGGCACCGGCTGATCGTCGACATCATCACCCGCGGACGCGTGCGCAGTCAGGCCGAACTCGCCGAACTGCTTGCGGCGGACGGCGTGAGCGTCACCCAAGCGACCCTCTCCCGCGACCTCGTCGACCTGCGCGCCGTCAAGGTGCGGGCCGCCGACGGCACGCTCAGCTACGCCGTGCCGGGGGAGGGCGGCGACCAGAGCCCGCAAAACGACAGGAACCAAGAACTCCTGGACTCCCGTCTGGCCCGGCTCTGCGAAGAACTGATCGTCTCGGCCGACTCGTCGGCCAATATGACAGTGCTGCGCACGCCGCCCGGCGCCGCGCAGTTCCTGGCCTCGGCCATCGACCATTCGCAGGTCCCCGACCTGCTCGGTACCATCGCAGGAGACGATACGGTGCTGGTCATCGCCCGTGACCCAAACGGCGGCGAAGCGCTGGCAGGCCGTTTTCTGACACTTGCCTCAACTAAAGGAGAAATCTCGTGA
- a CDS encoding argininosuccinate synthase, translating into MTDRVVLAYSGGLDTSVAIGWIAEATGSEVVAMACDVGQGGEDLDVVRQRALDCGAVEAYVADARDEFAADYCMPALKTNALYMDRYPNVSAISRPVIVKHLVKAARQFGATTVAHGCTGKGNDQVRFEVGITSLAPDMKCIAPVRDLALTRDKAIDYAERNNLPIVTTKENPFSIDQNVWGRAVETGFLEDIWNEPTKDVYDYTDDPTFPPVADEVTITFQRGVPVKLDGQEVTPLQAIEEMNRRAGRQGIGRIDIVEDRLVGIKSREVYEAPGAMALIAAHQELENVTVEREQARFKRTVEQRWTELVYDGQWFSPLKKSLDTFIDDTQKYVSGEIRMVLHGGRATVTGRRSESSLYDFNLATYDTGDAFDQTSARGFIDIYGLSSKLAAARDEKFGNGPQL; encoded by the coding sequence GTGACCGATCGTGTCGTACTCGCCTATTCCGGCGGACTGGATACGTCAGTGGCCATCGGCTGGATCGCGGAAGCGACCGGCTCCGAGGTCGTCGCCATGGCCTGCGACGTGGGGCAGGGCGGTGAAGACCTGGACGTCGTCCGGCAGCGCGCCCTCGACTGCGGCGCCGTCGAAGCGTACGTAGCCGATGCCCGCGACGAATTCGCGGCCGACTACTGCATGCCCGCGCTGAAGACGAACGCGCTGTACATGGACAGGTACCCGAACGTGTCGGCCATTTCGCGGCCCGTCATCGTCAAGCACCTGGTCAAGGCCGCCCGGCAGTTCGGCGCCACCACAGTTGCGCACGGCTGCACCGGCAAGGGCAACGACCAGGTGCGGTTCGAGGTCGGCATCACGTCGCTGGCCCCGGACATGAAGTGCATCGCCCCGGTTCGCGACCTCGCCCTGACCCGCGACAAGGCCATCGACTACGCCGAGCGCAACAACCTGCCGATCGTCACGACGAAGGAGAACCCGTTCTCCATCGACCAGAACGTGTGGGGCCGCGCCGTCGAGACCGGGTTCCTGGAGGACATCTGGAACGAGCCCACCAAGGACGTCTACGACTACACCGACGATCCGACGTTCCCGCCGGTCGCCGATGAAGTGACCATCACCTTCCAGCGCGGCGTGCCGGTGAAACTCGACGGGCAGGAAGTCACTCCGTTGCAGGCCATCGAAGAGATGAACCGCCGGGCCGGCCGGCAGGGCATCGGCCGGATCGACATCGTCGAAGATCGCCTGGTCGGCATCAAGAGCCGCGAGGTGTACGAAGCGCCCGGCGCCATGGCGCTGATCGCCGCACATCAGGAGCTGGAGAACGTGACGGTCGAACGCGAGCAGGCCCGGTTCAAGCGGACCGTCGAACAGCGCTGGACCGAACTGGTCTACGACGGCCAGTGGTTCTCGCCGCTGAAGAAGTCCCTCGACACGTTCATCGACGACACGCAAAAGTACGTCAGCGGAGAAATCCGGATGGTGCTGCACGGCGGCCGGGCCACCGTGACCGGACGCCGGTCGGAGTCGTCGCTCTACGACTTCAACCTGGCCACCTACGACACGGGCGACGCTTTCGACCAGACCAGCGCTCGCGGGTTCATCGACATCTACGGCCTGTCCAGCAAGTTGGCCGCCGCCCGGGATGAGAAGTTCGGCAACGGCCCCCAGCTGTAG
- the argB gene encoding acetylglutamate kinase has protein sequence MSISARLEMAQSKAAVLVEALPWLEQFQGATVVVKYGGNAMQSDELKQAFADDILFLRYAGLRPIVVHGGGPQISRMLEKLGIESEFRGGLRVTTAEAMDVVRMVLTGQVGRELVGRINSRGAHAVGLSGEDAALLQARRTTAEVDGDVVDLGLVGEVVGVNRQAVDDLLDAGRIPVISSIAPDIDGPAGQVLNVNADAAAAAVAAELGAEKLVVLTDVEGLYANWPDTDSLISVIGVTDLEGMLPTLASGMIPKMQAALKAVRGGVKQAHIVDGRLAHSILLEVFTSEGIGTMVLPDDDVEPYERKLQ, from the coding sequence ATGAGCATTTCCGCCCGCCTAGAGATGGCCCAGTCCAAGGCCGCCGTCCTCGTCGAAGCCCTGCCGTGGCTGGAACAGTTCCAGGGCGCCACCGTCGTCGTGAAATACGGCGGCAACGCCATGCAAAGCGATGAACTCAAACAAGCGTTCGCCGACGACATCCTGTTTCTGCGCTACGCCGGACTGCGGCCCATCGTCGTGCACGGCGGCGGCCCGCAGATCTCCCGGATGCTGGAAAAGCTCGGCATCGAATCCGAATTCCGCGGCGGCCTGCGCGTGACGACCGCCGAGGCCATGGACGTCGTCCGGATGGTGCTCACCGGCCAGGTCGGCCGCGAACTCGTCGGCCGTATCAACTCCCGCGGCGCGCACGCAGTGGGACTGTCCGGCGAAGACGCCGCCTTGCTGCAGGCCCGCCGCACTACCGCCGAAGTCGACGGCGACGTCGTCGACCTGGGCCTCGTCGGCGAGGTCGTCGGCGTCAACCGGCAAGCCGTCGACGACCTGCTCGACGCCGGCCGGATCCCCGTCATCTCGTCCATCGCGCCGGACATCGACGGCCCGGCCGGGCAGGTGCTCAACGTCAACGCGGACGCCGCCGCAGCAGCCGTCGCTGCCGAACTCGGCGCCGAGAAACTCGTCGTCCTCACCGACGTCGAAGGCCTCTACGCCAACTGGCCCGACACCGACTCGCTCATCTCCGTGATCGGAGTGACCGACCTCGAAGGCATGCTGCCCACCCTCGCCTCCGGCATGATCCCAAAGATGCAAGCCGCGCTGAAAGCCGTGCGCGGCGGCGTCAAGCAGGCGCACATCGTCGACGGCCGGCTCGCCCATTCGATCTTGCTCGAGGTGTTCACCTCGGAGGGCATCGGCACCATGGTGCTGCCCGACGACGACGTGGAACCGTACGAAAGGAAACTGCAGTGA
- the argC gene encoding N-acetyl-gamma-glutamyl-phosphate reductase, translating into MSFSVAVSGATGYAGGEALRLAAGHPELDVRTVTANSNAGSLLGEHQPHLRRYANMQLQGTTAGNLAGHDVIFLALPHGASGAIAAELEATSPGSLIVDLGADHRLVDAASWAKFYGQGLPKSHHPGSWAYGLPELVLPAGKQRETLAGATRLAVPGCNVTAVTVAVAPLLAAGAIDPADLVAVLANGPSGAGKSAKTHLLASEILGSASPYGVGGVHRHQPEIEQNLNWSIGADPASGPIRLSFTPTLVPMARGILATISAKITAGTDPVALRAALTDAYADEAFVSVLPDGQWPSTAWTLGANSALIQLAVDERAGRVVVTSAIDNLVKGTAGQAIQAVNIALGIPETTGLSTQGVAP; encoded by the coding sequence ATGAGTTTTTCCGTTGCCGTGTCGGGCGCCACCGGCTATGCCGGGGGAGAAGCGCTGCGCCTTGCCGCCGGCCACCCCGAGCTCGATGTGCGCACCGTCACTGCCAACTCCAATGCCGGCTCGCTGCTCGGTGAACACCAGCCGCACCTGCGCCGATACGCCAACATGCAGCTCCAGGGCACCACTGCGGGCAACCTAGCGGGCCACGACGTCATCTTCCTGGCGCTGCCGCATGGTGCGTCCGGTGCCATCGCAGCCGAACTCGAGGCCACGAGCCCGGGCAGCCTCATCGTCGACCTCGGCGCCGATCATCGCTTGGTCGATGCCGCTAGCTGGGCCAAGTTCTACGGCCAGGGCCTACCGAAAAGTCACCACCCCGGCAGCTGGGCCTACGGTCTGCCCGAACTCGTGCTTCCCGCCGGCAAACAACGCGAGACGCTCGCCGGCGCGACGCGCCTGGCCGTGCCCGGCTGCAACGTCACTGCCGTCACCGTCGCCGTGGCCCCGCTGTTGGCCGCCGGCGCAATCGACCCTGCGGACCTCGTTGCCGTCCTCGCCAACGGCCCGTCCGGCGCCGGCAAGTCCGCCAAAACTCACCTGCTGGCCTCCGAAATTCTTGGCTCGGCCAGCCCCTACGGCGTTGGCGGCGTGCACCGCCACCAGCCCGAGATCGAACAAAACCTCAACTGGTCCATCGGCGCCGACCCGGCGTCCGGCCCCATCAGACTCTCGTTCACCCCCACCCTCGTGCCCATGGCCCGCGGCATCCTCGCCACCATCAGCGCCAAGATCACGGCCGGGACCGACCCGGTCGCACTCCGAGCCGCCCTCACGGACGCCTACGCCGACGAGGCATTCGTCTCCGTGCTGCCCGACGGCCAGTGGCCCTCCACTGCCTGGACGCTCGGGGCCAACAGCGCCCTCATCCAACTGGCCGTCGACGAGCGCGCCGGCCGCGTCGTCGTCACGTCCGCCATCGACAATCTCGTCAAGGGCACCGCCGGCCAGGCCATCCAAGCCGTCAACATCGCTCTCGGCATCCCCGAAACCACAGGCCTTTCCACCCAAGGAGTCGCACCATGA
- the argF gene encoding ornithine carbamoyltransferase, with protein MTRHFLRDDDLAPGELIEVLDLAAELKADRFSAKPLAGPQTVAVFFDKTSTRTRISFATGIADLGGSPLIIDSGASQLGHKESIADTAHVLERQVAAIVWRTYAQSGLEEMADNSSVPVVNALSDDFHPCQLLADLLTIREHRGNDSAGGLAGLTLSYFGDGANNMAHSYALAGANAGMHVRIAAPEGYHPDAGILADAEDLAARTGGSVSVTTDPASAASGADALVTDTWVSMGQDSAGRAGGESPFAPYQVNAARLAESADAIVLHCLPAYRGSEITADVLDGPNSVIWDEAENRLHAQKGLLAWLLAKR; from the coding sequence ATGACCAGACACTTCCTGCGCGACGACGACCTCGCACCCGGCGAACTGATCGAGGTGCTCGACCTGGCCGCCGAGCTCAAAGCCGACCGGTTCAGCGCCAAGCCCCTGGCCGGCCCGCAAACCGTTGCCGTGTTCTTCGACAAAACGTCCACGCGCACGCGCATCTCGTTCGCCACCGGCATCGCCGATCTGGGCGGATCGCCGCTCATCATCGACTCCGGCGCCTCGCAACTCGGGCACAAGGAATCCATCGCCGACACGGCACACGTGCTCGAACGACAAGTCGCGGCGATCGTGTGGCGCACCTACGCGCAGTCCGGATTGGAGGAGATGGCCGACAACTCGTCCGTGCCCGTCGTCAACGCCCTGTCCGACGACTTCCACCCGTGCCAACTGCTCGCCGACCTGCTGACCATCCGCGAACACCGCGGCAACGACAGCGCCGGAGGCCTGGCCGGATTGACGTTGTCGTACTTCGGCGACGGCGCCAACAACATGGCCCACTCGTACGCCCTGGCCGGAGCCAACGCCGGCATGCACGTGCGCATTGCCGCCCCCGAGGGCTACCACCCGGACGCCGGCATCCTTGCCGACGCCGAAGATCTCGCCGCCCGCACCGGCGGATCCGTGAGCGTGACGACCGACCCGGCGTCCGCGGCGTCCGGCGCTGACGCGCTGGTCACCGACACGTGGGTGTCGATGGGGCAGGACTCGGCGGGCCGCGCCGGCGGCGAATCGCCGTTCGCGCCCTACCAGGTCAACGCCGCACGGCTTGCCGAATCGGCGGACGCCATCGTGCTGCACTGCCTGCCGGCCTACCGCGGCAGCGAAATCACTGCCGACGTGCTCGACGGGCCGAACTCGGTCATTTGGGACGAAGCCGAGAACCGGCTGCACGCGCAGAAAGGACTGCTGGCATGGCTGCTCGCGAAACGTTGA
- the argJ gene encoding bifunctional glutamate N-acetyltransferase/amino-acid acetyltransferase ArgJ, whose product MSVTTPHGFRAAGVTAGLKPSGKPDLALVVNDGPSHNAAAVYTGNRCKANPVLWSEQVSADGIVHAVVLNSGGANCYTGQAGFQTTHRTAEAVAEELGISASDVVVCSTGLIGAPLPEDKLLPGVATAAGRLSADGGDDAAGAIITTDTHAKTVELAGEGYSVGGMAKGAGMLAPGLATMLVVLTTDADVDAATLDGALRTACAQTFDRLDTDGCMSTNDTVVLMASGASGITPDAADLTALVTEACAQLTAQLHTDAEGAHHDIAITTRGAATETDAVTASRAVARSNLFKAAVFGNDPNWGRVLAAIGTTDAAFTPAEVDVAVNDVWVCKAGTPHADPATVDLTPRAVSVTIDLHAGSSDATIWTSDLTHDYVEENSAYST is encoded by the coding sequence ATGAGCGTCACCACCCCGCACGGCTTCCGCGCCGCCGGCGTCACCGCCGGATTGAAACCCAGCGGCAAACCCGACCTGGCGCTCGTCGTCAACGACGGACCGAGCCACAACGCCGCCGCCGTCTACACCGGCAACCGCTGCAAGGCCAACCCCGTGCTCTGGAGCGAACAAGTCTCCGCCGACGGCATCGTGCACGCCGTCGTCCTGAACTCCGGCGGCGCCAACTGCTACACCGGCCAGGCCGGATTCCAAACCACGCACCGCACCGCCGAAGCCGTCGCCGAGGAACTGGGCATCTCGGCGTCCGACGTCGTCGTCTGCTCGACCGGTCTGATCGGCGCGCCGCTGCCCGAGGACAAATTGCTTCCCGGAGTCGCCACCGCGGCCGGCCGGCTCTCCGCGGACGGCGGCGACGACGCGGCCGGGGCCATCATCACCACCGACACGCACGCCAAAACCGTCGAGCTCGCGGGGGAGGGGTACTCGGTTGGCGGCATGGCCAAGGGCGCCGGCATGCTCGCCCCGGGCCTGGCCACCATGCTGGTCGTGCTCACCACCGACGCCGACGTCGACGCCGCCACCCTCGACGGCGCCCTGCGTACTGCCTGCGCGCAGACATTCGACCGTCTGGACACCGACGGCTGCATGTCCACCAACGACACGGTCGTGCTGATGGCCTCCGGCGCCTCCGGCATCACCCCGGACGCCGCCGACCTCACCGCACTCGTCACCGAGGCCTGCGCGCAGCTCACCGCGCAACTGCACACCGACGCCGAAGGCGCCCACCACGACATCGCCATCACCACCCGGGGCGCCGCCACCGAGACCGACGCCGTCACGGCGTCCCGCGCCGTCGCCCGCTCGAACCTGTTCAAGGCCGCCGTGTTCGGCAACGACCCCAACTGGGGACGCGTGCTGGCCGCCATCGGCACCACGGACGCCGCATTCACCCCCGCCGAAGTCGACGTCGCCGTCAACGACGTGTGGGTGTGCAAAGCCGGCACGCCGCACGCCGACCCGGCCACCGTCGACCTCACCCCGCGCGCCGTCAGCGTGACGATCGACCTGCACGCCGGGAGCAGCGACGCCACAATCTGGACATCCGACCTGACCCACGACTACGTCGAAGAGAACAGCGCATACTCGACATGA
- a CDS encoding acetylornithine transaminase, translating to MTAELDSLTHPAGTPDSAARWLDRYSGSLLNVFGTPQRVLVRGQGAYVWDDQGRRYLDLLGGIAVNALGHAHPFVTSVISSQLTTLGHVSNFFTSPTQVALAERLLQISGAPTGSKVFFANSGTEANEAAFKLARAHGKADPSGRRTRILALDGAFHGRTMGALALTAKQAYREPFEPLPGGVEHIAFNDTDALADALDDTVAALVIEPIQGEAGVRPLSPEYLRTARELTRAAGVLLIVDEVQTGIGRTGSWFAYPGILGSGADLPDAITLAKGLGSGFPIGAMITLGAGPSSTLTPGQHGTTFGGNPVASAAALATLHALESDGVIENAARVGSYLADKLARLDHVTAVRGRGLLIAFDLDAPASGALVARGLDAGFIVNAPGPATIRLAPPLIVTTEQADEFLAALPALLEGAVADTKPADTAEGA from the coding sequence GTGACCGCCGAACTCGACTCGCTCACCCACCCGGCCGGCACCCCCGACTCGGCCGCCCGCTGGCTCGACCGCTACTCCGGCTCGCTGCTGAACGTGTTCGGCACGCCCCAGCGCGTACTCGTGCGCGGCCAGGGTGCCTACGTGTGGGACGACCAGGGACGCCGTTACCTCGACCTGCTCGGCGGTATCGCCGTCAACGCGCTCGGCCACGCCCACCCGTTCGTCACGTCGGTCATCTCCAGCCAGCTGACGACGCTCGGCCACGTGTCCAACTTCTTCACCAGCCCCACCCAGGTGGCCCTTGCCGAACGCCTCCTTCAAATCAGCGGCGCCCCGACGGGGTCCAAGGTGTTCTTCGCCAACTCGGGCACCGAAGCCAACGAGGCCGCATTCAAACTGGCGCGCGCCCACGGAAAAGCCGACCCGTCCGGACGCCGCACGCGAATCCTGGCGCTCGACGGCGCCTTCCACGGCCGGACCATGGGCGCCCTGGCACTGACGGCCAAGCAGGCCTATCGGGAACCGTTCGAACCGCTGCCCGGCGGCGTCGAGCACATCGCCTTCAACGACACAGATGCGCTCGCGGACGCTCTCGACGACACGGTGGCCGCGCTCGTGATCGAACCGATCCAAGGGGAGGCCGGCGTCCGGCCCCTCAGCCCGGAATACCTCCGCACGGCACGCGAACTGACCCGCGCGGCCGGTGTGCTGCTCATCGTCGACGAAGTGCAGACCGGCATCGGGCGCACCGGCAGCTGGTTCGCCTATCCGGGAATTCTGGGCAGCGGCGCCGACCTGCCCGACGCCATCACCTTGGCCAAGGGGCTCGGCAGCGGATTCCCGATCGGCGCCATGATCACGCTGGGCGCCGGCCCGTCGTCCACGCTCACGCCGGGCCAACACGGCACCACATTCGGCGGCAACCCGGTCGCCTCGGCCGCCGCTCTTGCCACGCTGCACGCGCTCGAGTCGGACGGCGTCATCGAAAACGCCGCCCGCGTCGGCAGCTACCTGGCGGACAAACTGGCCCGGCTCGACCACGTGACGGCAGTGCGCGGCCGCGGACTGCTCATCGCCTTCGACCTGGACGCCCCGGCGTCCGGCGCGCTCGTCGCTCGCGGCCTCGACGCCGGCTTCATCGTCAACGCGCCCGGCCCGGCCACCATTCGCCTGGCCCCGCCGCTGATTGTGACGACTGAGCAGGCCGACGAATTCCTTGCCGCGCTGCCCGCGCTGCTCGAGGGCGCCGTCGCTGACACGAAACCCGCCGACACTGCCGAAGGAGCCTGA
- the argH gene encoding argininosuccinate lyase, producing MTENPENAGPERLSLWGGRFAGGPADALAHLSKSTDFDWRLARYDIAGSRAHARVLHRAGLLTDDELNGMIGALDGLEADVESGAFVAAESDEDVHSALERGLIDRAGPELGGKLRAGRSRNDQIATLGRMYLRDHARSIGTLLVDVVAALEAQASEHLGVPMPGRTHLQHAQPVLLSHHLLAHAWTLIRDLDRLKDWDARAGVSPYGSGALAGSSLGLDPEAVAAELGFNSSAENSIDGTAARDVFAEFSFVTAMIAVDLSRMAEEVILWATKEFSFVTLDDSYSTGSSIMPQKKNPDVAELARGKAGRLIGDLTGLMSTLKGLPLAYNRDLQEDKEPVFDAVDTLEVLLPAFSGMMATLTFNTQKMTELAPQGFALATDIAEWLVRQGVPFRQAHELSGEAVQLCEERGVELWDLSDDDFAGISPHLTPAVREVLTTEGSLASRNAKGGTAPDAVRHQLDNLRAEIAGAQSWVHS from the coding sequence ATGACCGAGAACCCGGAAAACGCCGGACCGGAGCGTCTGAGCCTGTGGGGCGGCCGGTTCGCCGGCGGCCCGGCCGATGCGCTGGCCCACTTGAGCAAGTCCACGGACTTCGACTGGCGGCTGGCCCGGTACGACATTGCCGGATCACGCGCTCATGCCCGGGTGCTGCACCGGGCCGGCCTCCTCACGGACGACGAGCTGAACGGCATGATCGGCGCGCTCGACGGACTCGAGGCCGATGTGGAATCCGGGGCGTTCGTCGCGGCGGAGTCCGACGAGGACGTGCACTCGGCGCTCGAACGCGGACTGATCGACAGGGCAGGGCCGGAGCTGGGCGGGAAGCTGCGTGCCGGCCGCTCGCGCAATGACCAGATCGCCACGCTCGGACGGATGTACCTGCGCGACCACGCACGATCGATCGGCACGCTGCTGGTCGACGTCGTCGCAGCGCTCGAAGCGCAGGCCAGCGAGCACCTCGGCGTCCCGATGCCCGGCCGTACCCATCTGCAGCATGCGCAGCCGGTATTGCTCAGCCACCACCTCTTGGCACACGCGTGGACACTGATCCGCGACCTCGACCGGTTGAAGGACTGGGACGCCCGAGCAGGGGTGTCGCCCTACGGGTCCGGGGCGCTCGCCGGGTCGTCGCTCGGGCTCGATCCGGAGGCGGTTGCGGCCGAGCTCGGGTTCAACTCGTCGGCCGAGAACTCGATCGACGGCACGGCGGCGCGCGACGTGTTCGCCGAATTCTCGTTCGTCACAGCCATGATCGCCGTCGACCTGTCCAGAATGGCCGAAGAGGTCATCCTGTGGGCGACCAAGGAATTCTCGTTTGTCACTCTCGACGACTCGTATTCCACCGGGTCGTCCATCATGCCCCAAAAGAAGAATCCGGACGTCGCGGAACTCGCCCGCGGCAAGGCGGGTCGCCTGATCGGCGACCTGACCGGGCTGATGAGCACGCTGAAAGGATTGCCGCTCGCGTACAACCGTGACCTGCAAGAGGACAAAGAGCCCGTGTTCGACGCGGTCGACACCCTCGAAGTGCTGCTTCCGGCGTTCTCGGGCATGATGGCGACGCTTACGTTCAACACGCAGAAGATGACGGAGTTGGCGCCGCAGGGATTCGCGCTCGCAACGGACATCGCCGAGTGGTTGGTCCGTCAAGGAGTGCCGTTCCGGCAGGCGCACGAACTGTCCGGCGAGGCAGTGCAGCTCTGCGAAGAACGGGGAGTGGAGCTGTGGGACCTGTCCGATGATGACTTCGCCGGCATCTCGCCGCACCTGACGCCCGCCGTTCGCGAGGTGCTGACGACGGAAGGCTCGCTGGCCTCGCGGAACGCCAAGGGCGGAACGGCGCCGGACGCCGTCCGGCATCAACTCGATAACCTGCGTGCCGAGATAGCCGGCGCCCAAAGCTGGGTGCACAGCTAA